In Xylocopa sonorina isolate GNS202 chromosome 4, iyXylSono1_principal, whole genome shotgun sequence, the sequence CCAGTAGTGTGACATAGTATTAATGTGTAACATATGAAATATAGTTATAAATATACTATTTTTACATACTCTGCTAAATTCttcaatattttttacaaatataatattgttataataaatacatatttcAGAAATAATGGTGAAGAATTCGCATGTACTAAAGTATATCATTACCTACACTTGATTGATTTATCTTGATCTTATTAATTGTTATTCCTTTTTTCTAAACATTTCCAAGGACTgttttcattttataaaattCACAAGTTAAGTATAATTTGGAACTGATAAATATTAAGTAGAAGAAACAAAGTTCTTGTTGAAATTTCAATTGCAACACTGATATTTCATATATTATGACTTAATTCAGTGTCATATTGTCAACTAGAAGTGTACTTTATGTATTGATAAACTAATGAGGAATTATGATTCTACGTGGATTCCTATTGCTGTTATTTTAAAGAAAGTTTTAAGGACGAAATTGGATGTCATAGAATGGACAGGTGTGGGCGACCATGAGAGAGTGCATCGGCAGCTTTCCGTTTCTAGTGATTCCAAGCTTCTCGACGAGGATATACGCGAAGAAGCTAGAGTAATCTTACGACCTCGACGTCCACCACGACCCAAGTCGGAAGTTTTCCTTGGGCCAGATCCACCTCCTAGAAGAACTAAAAGATTTTCAGCATTTGGGGTAACGCCATACTCACGTGTACTTATTCGCTCTGTTTAAGATCTATTCATATAATCCGTGCCAGTGATTTGTCCATTCACTTCAGTCTTATAAAAAAGTACATCAATTTTAGGGTCATTTTTTCATGTTTAAGTAAGTGTATATGTGCTGATATAAAAGTATCGCTGTACTGATATGGAACGAAAGTAtttaaatgtatacatttacaaCTTTCAATAAGTTTAATATACAGTGGCTGTACAACGTATTAGTACATCATGTGTTGTATTTATTTCAgcttttttttttgcaaaagTTTGTATTGAATGTTGTTATGATTCTAACCAAAATGCATAAACATTGGAAAATATGTATACGTGCAAATAttttattcgaaattttatcGACAAGTAGTTGGTCGACAGCGGTTTCCGAGGATCATGGCTTTGGGTGATTGCAGTCCCGCTAACATAGCTAAGACACCTCGGATTTACCGTACTCGTATCATGGTCTTTCCGGTTAAgcattttatatattttcaaaGTTTTTGGCGTTAAAGAGCCTTAATATTTATGTTTACAGGGAGATTCTCCTTTTGGTAAATCCGAAGCTTATATAAAACTGGAACAATTAGGGGAAGGATCATACGCCACAGTGTTCAAAGGTTATAGTCACCTAACAAATCAAATGGTGGCACTTAAGGAAATTAGACTGCAAGAGGAAGAGGGAGCTCCATTTACTGCCATTCGCGAGGCAAGCCTTCTTAAAGAATTGAAGCATAGCAATATCGTTACCTTGCACGATATAATTCATACGCGCGAGACTCTCACGTTTGTTTTTGAATATGTTCATACCGATCTGTCTCAATACATGGAAAGGTACGGGAGCGGTAACGGTGGTTTAGATCCACGAAATGTTAAATTGTTTCTATTTCAATTATTAAGGGGATTAGCATACTGTCACCGCAGGTAAAAACATATGATACATGTGATATATTTAAGAAGGTATTCGCTTGAATTGGGTTATAAAAGTTTCCATTTCTTCTACTGTTTTTCTTCTTTACTATGGAAATATTTTAGATAATCGAATAATGCAAGACTTAGAATGGTGTTTTAGTTTCAGAGGAACTAACGAATCGATTAATTTGAAGTTATGTTCATCATTTCCTTATCAGAATTGTAAAGTGTTTTGTAAATATATTTTGCCTCCAGAATATCATTCCTTTAATTGTCCGACGTTTTTTTGAATAAAGTCGAATTTATTGATCGATATAGAAGTGAAGAAGACAACAGTCCATAAAAATGACCCAGTTTTTTAAACACTTTCAAGCGAGTGCTTTCTAGGGACAATTGATTCaacaataataattaatatttgtcGTGCATTAATTTAGGAGAGTATTACATAGAGACGTGAAGCCACAAAACTTGCTAATCAGTGAAATAGGAGAACTGAAGTTAGCAGATTTCGGTTTAGCACGAGCTAAATCTGTACCGTCGCACACATATTCGCACGAAGTCGTGACATTATGGTACAGGCCGCCTGACGTTCTTTTGGGTTCTACAGAGTATTCTACCTCACTTGACATGTGGGGAGTAGGTTGCATATTTATGGAGATGTTGACCGGCGAACCAACATTCCCAGGTGTACGGTGTACGTACGACCAGCTTGATAAAATATTCAAAGTATTAGGCACTCCTACAGAGGAGACTTGGCCTGGTGTCACGCACCTGCCAGGATATAAACCGCATAGACTGGGATTCTATCCTCCGCGAAAATTGGGTCTTTCGTTCCCTAGACTTTATGATATTGCCGAAGGCGATAGTATGGCATCGTCGCTTCTACAATTGAATCCTGATCAACGGATAGGAGCTGAAGAAGCGCTGAAGCATCCATACTTTGCCTCTCTTCCTAGAAAACTATACGAGTTGCCTGACGGTAAGCTTTAAGGTTCTATATACGTGTACAGGGTGATTCATCTAATTTAACGATAGGAATTTACTCATACTCATTGGACAAAAATGTATGACGCACGGGTTGTATAATTTTACGGAGTTGTGTTGCATTTCTATATTATTTGTATTGTGAGACCAAATTTTTGAAAACcaaattttttttttagtagGATGTCATGTGTCTCCACATAAATATTAAGAGAGCGTGAAAAATggaataaagaaatattaaaatacGATTATTGGGATATCTTTGGTGAAAGTTTTATTCGAAAATGTATTCCAATTGTTGACTACCTTCTACTGATATAGGCATCTAATCGTTTAACAACACATACACAACATATTTCCTAATATGGTAATAATAACTGCACATTTTGGCAATAATAACTGCACATTTTCTAAAGTGGTTCACGATAAATTTCGATTTTTTACCATCTGTTTGACTAACAGCAATTAGTGTGACTGCAGTTGCAGAACATTAAATAATcccataatattatattataaacgaattttgataattaatttaaaccaTTATTAACGAGATTATTCGTACGTACCGTATTTACTACGATCGTAAAAATAATTGGAAGTAAATCTTTGATAATACTAAattaattttttggtcaacaataAATCAAACTGTTTTATATCATTCTTAAGTGTATTATGCCAGAACATTGATTTTATAAATTTTCAATACTAGTGCTCTATTAATTTCCATAAAGGAATGTAAGGTGTTTTATTGGGAAAAGTCAAACTTGCTTTTAAAACAAGACAAATAGTACGGAAAATGTTTTAAGAATAAGTTTTACTTTGTGCACTTTAACTTGACGTCGTCCAGTTAGGTGAATCACCTGATGTTTGAATTTAAAATACATCAATgaattataatatattgtttACGAttgattgtttttttttttatttctttacaGAAGTATCGATATTTAGTGTTGAAGGTTGTCATTTATATACAAATTCGAGGCACGGGTGTGCAGATTCGCGTCACACAGCTCTTAAGACTTGAGGTTAAAAGTACATataatgaagaaaaaaaataagtaaataatAAGTAATTCCCAAATTCACATGTTCAGTGAAGCGTTCTCATATGGATCAAAAATTCACATACAGGGGCAAGAGATTGTCTTAACTAACACTCACGCTACACACTATTTCCACGCGCGTCAGTCGCTCTTTCTCAGGGCTGCTCTACAAATTCCAATCATTCTTCACAACACGTACACGCATCTAGGCATGAACATCTAGACACACGCATATACGCATATGATTACGACATTCGTGTTattcatttttctttcttttcgtccCTTCCTTCTTTAAAAGACTAGTATAATACATACACATACGTATCAAATGAACTTACGAAGATAAATTATTAACTGGCGATGAAAATACGAGAGTAAGTTATCTGTGGCTAAATGaagtaaaaaaacaaaaaaaaaagacgatTTTATGAGATTCGCACGCTCGATTTAGAAAGCAAAAGCACGCACGACCCATCCTCGCACTTCGTCCAAATACTAGATTTAAATCAATACCAATCAAAAATCGGAAAAAAAGTAATGCACCGCCTTACGTCTCTTGATCCCAGCCTGAATCAAGTCTGGAGATAGGCGGCCGTTGGTtagagaaaatataataaaataattataacttGGAAAAATTCTGGAAGACCTGTAATActttatataaattttatgaTGTTTTTGACTTTACCGTTGGTTGCTGAGACAATTGAATATATTGGTATGTAATGAGAAAGAAATCATTGTTCGAATTAAAACTAGTTGTTAATTATATGACCGTGATGATAGGAAATAAATAGATATCTAAGGAAATAGAATATCAAGTACGGATCGAGTGTCTGTGGCTATAAACACCACGGAACATGGCAGGACTAACGGAAACaatgaaaaaaaggagaaaataaaaaaaaataaaggaaaACTTATCGTTGATAGTATCGGCGGTAGTGATCTAGTTGTAAGAATTAATATTAGCATGCTAGCGTCGATCAAAATGATCATTATTGACATTTGCAGAGTAGTATCTATCGATGACAGAAAATCGAAAAAGAAGTAATAATTTTAGATGTAATCAAATCAAATTTGTTCAATCGCTCTATCATTATATTAAACAGTCAATGGTGCTTGAACGAATTGTAGTGGTTAATAcgttaataattttttaattagtTATTTAGAATGAGATCGTTCGGCCCACCTTGTTTCTAAATGGTTTCCCCAGAAACCATTTATATCTAAA encodes:
- the Eip63e gene encoding cyclin dependent kinase Eip63E isoform X5: MKVLRTKLDVIEWTGVGDHERVHRQLSVSSDSKLLDEDIREEARVILRPRRPPRPKSEVFLGPDPPPRRTKRFSAFGGDSPFGKSEAYIKLEQLGEGSYATVFKGYSHLTNQMVALKEIRLQEEEGAPFTAIREASLLKELKHSNIVTLHDIIHTRETLTFVFEYVHTDLSQYMERYGSGNGGLDPRNVKLFLFQLLRGLAYCHRRRVLHRDVKPQNLLISEIGELKLADFGLARAKSVPSHTYSHEVVTLWYRPPDVLLGSTEYSTSLDMWGVGCIFMEMLTGEPTFPGVRCTYDQLDKIFKVLGTPTEETWPGVTHLPGYKPHRLGFYPPRKLGLSFPRLYDIAEGDSMASSLLQLNPDQRIGAEEALKHPYFASLPRKLYELPDEVSIFSVEGCHLYTNSRHGCADSRHTALKT
- the Eip63e gene encoding cyclin dependent kinase Eip63E isoform X4, which translates into the protein MREKKGGALSRVQKLKKRLSHSFGRLSISKEEADDAANRGQLPYNGYSEEFLDRLEPNGNIPADKDRRYEWTGVGDHERVHRQLSVSSDSKLLDEDIREEARVILRPRRPPRPKSEVFLGPDPPPRRTKRFSAFGGDSPFGKSEAYIKLEQLGEGSYATVFKGYSHLTNQMVALKEIRLQEEEGAPFTAIREASLLKELKHSNIVTLHDIIHTRETLTFVFEYVHTDLSQYMERYGSGNGGLDPRNVKLFLFQLLRGLAYCHRRRVLHRDVKPQNLLISEIGELKLADFGLARAKSVPSHTYSHEVVTLWYRPPDVLLGSTEYSTSLDMWGVGCIFMEMLTGEPTFPGVRCTYDQLDKIFKVLGTPTEETWPGVTHLPGYKPHRLGFYPPRKLGLSFPRLYDIAEGDSMASSLLQLNPDQRIGAEEALKHPYFASLPRKLYELPDEVSIFSVEGCHLYTNSRHGCADSRHTALKT
- the Eip63e gene encoding cyclin dependent kinase Eip63E isoform X1 translates to MREWRKVLLCTGRHAEHRETGCGVSSHSRNYQRSVTMREKKGGALSRVQKLKKRLSHSFGRLSISKEEADDAANRGQLPYNGYSEEFLDRLEPNGNIPADKDRRYEWTGVGDHERVHRQLSVSSDSKLLDEDIREEARVILRPRRPPRPKSEVFLGPDPPPRRTKRFSAFGGDSPFGKSEAYIKLEQLGEGSYATVFKGYSHLTNQMVALKEIRLQEEEGAPFTAIREASLLKELKHSNIVTLHDIIHTRETLTFVFEYVHTDLSQYMERYGSGNGGLDPRNVKLFLFQLLRGLAYCHRRRVLHRDVKPQNLLISEIGELKLADFGLARAKSVPSHTYSHEVVTLWYRPPDVLLGSTEYSTSLDMWGVGCIFMEMLTGEPTFPGVRCTYDQLDKIFKVLGTPTEETWPGVTHLPGYKPHRLGFYPPRKLGLSFPRLYDIAEGDSMASSLLQLNPDQRIGAEEALKHPYFASLPRKLYELPDEVSIFSVEGCHLYTNSRHGCADSRHTALKT
- the Eip63e gene encoding cyclin dependent kinase Eip63E isoform X3, coding for MWRSVTMREKKGGALSRVQKLKKRLSHSFGRLSISKEEADDAANRGQLPYNGYSEEFLDRLEPNGNIPADKDRRYEWTGVGDHERVHRQLSVSSDSKLLDEDIREEARVILRPRRPPRPKSEVFLGPDPPPRRTKRFSAFGGDSPFGKSEAYIKLEQLGEGSYATVFKGYSHLTNQMVALKEIRLQEEEGAPFTAIREASLLKELKHSNIVTLHDIIHTRETLTFVFEYVHTDLSQYMERYGSGNGGLDPRNVKLFLFQLLRGLAYCHRRRVLHRDVKPQNLLISEIGELKLADFGLARAKSVPSHTYSHEVVTLWYRPPDVLLGSTEYSTSLDMWGVGCIFMEMLTGEPTFPGVRCTYDQLDKIFKVLGTPTEETWPGVTHLPGYKPHRLGFYPPRKLGLSFPRLYDIAEGDSMASSLLQLNPDQRIGAEEALKHPYFASLPRKLYELPDEVSIFSVEGCHLYTNSRHGCADSRHTALKT
- the Eip63e gene encoding cyclin dependent kinase Eip63E isoform X2; protein product: MYCQDKGSTASKSKEGSVTMREKKGGALSRVQKLKKRLSHSFGRLSISKEEADDAANRGQLPYNGYSEEFLDRLEPNGNIPADKDRRYEWTGVGDHERVHRQLSVSSDSKLLDEDIREEARVILRPRRPPRPKSEVFLGPDPPPRRTKRFSAFGGDSPFGKSEAYIKLEQLGEGSYATVFKGYSHLTNQMVALKEIRLQEEEGAPFTAIREASLLKELKHSNIVTLHDIIHTRETLTFVFEYVHTDLSQYMERYGSGNGGLDPRNVKLFLFQLLRGLAYCHRRRVLHRDVKPQNLLISEIGELKLADFGLARAKSVPSHTYSHEVVTLWYRPPDVLLGSTEYSTSLDMWGVGCIFMEMLTGEPTFPGVRCTYDQLDKIFKVLGTPTEETWPGVTHLPGYKPHRLGFYPPRKLGLSFPRLYDIAEGDSMASSLLQLNPDQRIGAEEALKHPYFASLPRKLYELPDEVSIFSVEGCHLYTNSRHGCADSRHTALKT